Within Desulfurobacterium thermolithotrophum DSM 11699, the genomic segment CCACTTCCAGAGAAAAGCCAAAGAGCACACAAAGAAACGCTATTCCGACATTCCAGCAGACCTCTCATTCCTTCCACTTAACAAAGGAGGAAGAGAGTATTTACGGGCAATGAAACTTGCTCAAAAATATGCGGATTTAAACAGAAGAATGATTTTAAAGCTGATAGTAGAAGAGTTTTTCAAAGAAGAATTTAACGAGAACAAACTCATTAAAAGTGTTCACAACTATATAGACCTTGAAAGGGATATGTGCGTAAGGAAAGGTGCAATTTCTGCTCATAAAGACGAAAGGGTAGTTATTCCTTTCAATTTAACAACAGGACTAATTATAGGTAGAGGAAAAGGAATTAGAAAGCTCAACTTTTCCGCACCCCATGGTGCTGGAAGGAAGTTAAGCAGAAGAAAGGCAAAAGAAATGTTCTCTGTTAGTGACTTTAGGAAAGCCGTTGAAGAGGCTGGGGTATTTTCAACAACTGTTAACAAAGATACACTCGATGAAGCACCATTTGCTTATAAAGACCCTAAGGAAATCTTAGAATTTCTACCAAAAACTGTTGAAGTAGAACACTTTATTAAGCCAATGTACAACCTAAAAGGATAAATAGATAGAACTCCCTCCTTTGGGAGTTCTCCTTTTTTTAAGCGATTGGATATGCAACTTCTGGTCTTTCTTCAGTAAGCTTTATATCTACAGCTTCTTTTGGAAGTGGGACAACCTTAACCCTTTCAACCCACCTTTCTGGAAGGTGAATCACTCTCTTTCCAATTCTGATTGTTGCCGGAGCTACTTTTGCTTTGTACTTGATTCTTACTCCAAAGACTTTTCTACCAAGCTTGTTCTCAAACTCGCCAGGTCCTTCTACCTCTATATCCTTAGCACTTCCAGGGAAGTAGATTCTCTTTGCATAGTGTCTATCTCTACCTTTGTGGTAGTAAACAAGCCAGAGAACTTTTCCTTCTTTGTACTTAGCTTCAGTTGGGATATACTTCTCAGCCTTTTCCTCTTCCTCGAGAAGTCTCTGGACGTACTGCTCAAGGGTTTCGTCTTCCCTGACCTCGTTTTCTGTCCAGGTTTCAAATTCGATTTGCCACTTTTTAACAGTCGCAATGATGTTTGCAAGCTTAACGTTTTTCTTTTCTTCTTTTTCTACAAGTTCATCGATTTTATCAAGGATGTCCTTAAATCTTTCTCTGAAGTCTTCAAGCCTTGTTATCGCAACAATCAGGTCACCCTGCTTCTTGAGTTTCTCAAGGAGCTCCTCACTGTCTGCAAGTACCATCGCCTTTCTGATTTCGCAGAAATTCTTCCTGAGCTCCTCGAGAATTTCTGGAGAGAGTTTGAGCTCAACAACACTCTCAAAGATCTCCTTCGTTATGGCTTCAGGAATCTCTTTTAACCTTTCATCAATCGTCCTATCGTCACTTCCCCAGGGATTGTAGGTCTTATTCCAGTTGTGATACTTAGCTATGCAGTTTGCAAGCCTTACGGTTACCCTGTTTTCTTCAAGGGCAACTTCCCTTAGCTCTTCAATCATTGAGCCGAATTTCTTTTGCCAGAACGGAGAATATGTGAGTGTGCAGAGGTAATCTGAACGTTTCTTGAGATCTGTAAGCTGCTCAGGTGTTTCAACCTCAAGCATTTCATCTCTGATGATGCAGTTGATACGACGAATGTCTTCAGGACCTTCTACTTTTCCGTAGATTCTTCCCATAACTCCCTCCCAAATTCAGTTTTAAAAGGGGCCAAAGCCCCGCGTTTAATCAAGTTTCTCAAGAGCTTCAAGAATTAGAAGACCTGCTTCGTTGATGCTGCTTTTTCCAATTAGGTTTGAAGCTCTAAGGACTATGAGCTCTTTTTCAAAAGTATCTGGATCAAGACCGGAAAGTTTCATAGCCTCTTTGAAGTTCTTTGGAAGAACTCTTACCTTCTTTTCCTTTTCATAAAGGGTACCTACTTTGCTAAGGGCTTCAAGGACTCTCACTGCAAGAGGTGTAATTGGGTTTGCAAATCCTTCTGGAGTTCCGGAAAGAGCACGTTTGATTAGCTTACCAGCTTCTGTAAGAACAATTGCTTCATTTTGCAAAATATCTATGTAACCACGAGCTTCAAGCTTATTAAGAGCATACTCAACTTCTTCCTTCCAAGTTTCATCAAACTGTTCATAAACATCTTTAATGAAGAAACCTTTTTCTGGAAGTTTGTGAAGAACTTGAAGCTCAAATCTTGTGATGTGTGGAAGTCTTCTAATCTGGTATGCCATCTCTGCGTACATCTTTCCAGCTTCCGTTGCCTCACCACCACCGATGAGCTGGGCATCAACTCCTTTCTTGTACCAGTCAACGTTTGGAGATGCAAACTCTTTATTTGCAATTATGATAGCCTTAACTGCAACGGCTGGAATTTCCCTCATTCCTCTTGTTTCCATATCCTCAAGAACTTTCTTACCGTACTCTGTCAGGTAGTGGACTCTCTTTCCTTCCTTCTCCTCAGCATGGATTAGGTTGAAAGATTCAAGTGTATAGAGGGACTCTTGGATGATGTCATACATCTTTTCATACCACTTATTGCCCTTTTCGTAAAAGCTCTTAAAGAGCTCCTCAACTGTCTTAACTTCGGCAAACTTGTTTTTAATCTCTTCCTTCTTCTGATAACCCAAGTCCTGATAGAGTCTTCTACCGT encodes:
- a CDS encoding RtcB family protein codes for the protein MDPIVIEGRIPIYVYAKEIESEVKVQIERIKDLPFFKDKVVIMPDCHAGKGCVIGFTGYFNEVVIPNIVGVDIGCGVYTYPLGIKVDKENPKEGLNLLKFDAFVKGKIPVGLTSRTKSNAKKLPLSKDDKELLSEIKSVLINTYKIDLQEPILQVGTLGSGNHFLELGYDTESGELYLTVHSGSRNLGLRVCNHFQRKAKEHTKKRYSDIPADLSFLPLNKGGREYLRAMKLAQKYADLNRRMILKLIVEEFFKEEFNENKLIKSVHNYIDLERDMCVRKGAISAHKDERVVIPFNLTTGLIIGRGKGIRKLNFSAPHGAGRKLSRRKAKEMFSVSDFRKAVEEAGVFSTTVNKDTLDEAPFAYKDPKEILEFLPKTVEVEHFIKPMYNLKG